One window of Desulfobulbaceae bacterium genomic DNA carries:
- a CDS encoding 16S rRNA (uracil(1498)-N(3))-methyltransferase codes for MNLILIQTDELDDRQVHLKDRRAEHLRKILKVKVGDTVRVGIVNGLMGTGTVADISRHTVILTIEASTPPPVRLELDLILALPRPIMLKRVLAQIAALGVNHLFLINANRVEKSFFEASPTKYGDFAPFLHNGLEQAIDTIAPTVSIHHRFKPFIEDILPTVTASRKIIAHPDGITSIADNFCSTPPGKTLLAIGPEGGWIDHELSLFHDARFLPFSLGPRILRVDTAVPAIIAQIALLQQRATQGVAE; via the coding sequence ATGAACCTCATTCTTATTCAAACCGACGAGCTTGATGATCGACAGGTACACCTGAAAGACCGCCGTGCCGAACATCTCCGGAAAATTTTAAAAGTAAAGGTGGGAGATACCGTGCGAGTCGGTATCGTTAACGGACTCATGGGAACCGGAACTGTAGCAGATATCTCCCGCCACACTGTTATCCTGACGATTGAGGCGAGCACCCCTCCTCCGGTCAGACTGGAGCTTGATCTGATTCTCGCCCTGCCCCGCCCTATCATGCTGAAGCGGGTACTGGCCCAGATAGCAGCCCTTGGGGTCAACCATCTCTTTCTTATCAACGCCAACCGGGTAGAAAAGAGTTTTTTCGAGGCAAGCCCGACCAAATACGGCGATTTTGCCCCTTTCCTGCACAATGGACTGGAGCAGGCAATTGACACCATCGCACCTACAGTCTCGATCCACCACCGCTTCAAACCATTTATCGAGGATATTCTACCAACGGTTACCGCCAGCCGGAAAATAATCGCCCACCCAGACGGTATTACAAGCATAGCCGATAATTTCTGTTCAACACCACCCGGAAAAACCCTTCTCGCTATTGGTCCGGAAGGGGGATGGATAGATCACGAACTGTCCCTATTTCATGATGCCAGATTTTTGCCATTCAGCCTTGGCCCCCGAATACTTCGGGTTGACACAGCCGTTCCGGCCATTATCGCCCAGATCGCCCTGCTCCAACAAAGAGCAACTCAAGGTGTTGCAGAATAA
- the murJ gene encoding murein biosynthesis integral membrane protein MurJ, whose product MQKASSNTGTIARSAGLVSVAVMCSRVLGLVREQVMAALFGAGKEYDAFVVAFRIPNLLRDLFAEGALSSAFVAVFTDYDSTKGAEETWRLANNVFSGIAVILSLVTLLGMAFSGPLVGLIAPDFVLVVGKAELTRLLTVIMFPFLIFVSMAAVVMGILNSKGRFFIPSLASSFFNVGSIVGGVGLSLLLPRFGHPAIVGMAIGTLLGGFLQLVCQIPALRSTGFTLRPVLDWSDPGLRRVFLLMIPAIIGLGATQINIFVNTNFASSCAEGSVSWLNYAFRLVQFPIGMFGVAVSIAAMPVIARSAALRDLHAVRETYVSALTMGFCLSIPATVGLWVLAEPLIKVIFQHGNFGPVDTIRTAEALSFYVVGLFAYSAVKITVPVFYALNDTKYPVIGSFLAVAANILIITLSIDAMQHKAVALGTSCAMIGNFLFLSLILYRRLSGYSLLYLGRGVFKVCAASAVMWLWLHLAREVLGGRSVPDIAALVFLLVSAVMVYGGTLYGMRLHELTVLVDKVRARVSRQKDEKK is encoded by the coding sequence ATGCAAAAGGCGTCTTCCAATACTGGGACGATAGCCCGGTCGGCTGGTCTGGTCAGCGTGGCGGTGATGTGCAGCCGGGTTCTTGGTCTGGTGCGCGAACAGGTCATGGCCGCCTTGTTTGGTGCGGGAAAGGAATATGACGCCTTTGTTGTCGCTTTCCGTATTCCCAACCTGCTGCGGGATCTCTTTGCGGAAGGTGCGTTATCTTCAGCCTTTGTCGCTGTGTTTACTGATTATGATAGCACTAAGGGGGCGGAAGAGACCTGGCGCTTGGCCAACAATGTCTTTTCAGGTATTGCTGTGATCCTCAGTCTTGTTACCCTCCTGGGAATGGCGTTCTCCGGACCGCTGGTCGGACTGATTGCCCCTGATTTTGTTCTGGTCGTTGGCAAGGCAGAGTTAACTCGGCTTTTGACTGTGATTATGTTTCCCTTTTTGATTTTTGTCTCCATGGCTGCGGTAGTGATGGGGATTTTGAATAGTAAGGGACGTTTCTTTATCCCTTCACTGGCATCAAGTTTTTTTAATGTCGGTTCTATTGTCGGTGGGGTTGGGTTGTCCTTGCTTTTGCCGAGATTCGGTCACCCTGCTATTGTTGGAATGGCTATCGGCACCTTGTTGGGCGGCTTTCTGCAGCTTGTCTGCCAGATCCCGGCTTTGCGTTCTACGGGTTTTACCCTGCGTCCGGTACTGGATTGGTCTGATCCTGGCCTGCGCCGGGTTTTTCTGCTGATGATTCCTGCCATTATTGGTCTGGGTGCGACTCAGATCAATATCTTCGTTAATACTAATTTTGCCTCTTCCTGTGCTGAGGGCAGTGTCTCCTGGTTGAACTACGCCTTCCGTCTGGTGCAGTTTCCTATCGGGATGTTCGGGGTGGCTGTGTCAATTGCCGCGATGCCGGTGATTGCTCGGAGTGCGGCACTCAGGGATCTCCATGCAGTTCGCGAGACCTATGTCTCGGCCCTGACCATGGGATTTTGTCTGTCGATTCCGGCAACTGTTGGGCTGTGGGTTCTGGCTGAACCCCTGATTAAGGTAATATTTCAGCATGGTAATTTTGGCCCTGTGGATACCATCCGCACTGCCGAGGCGCTGTCATTTTATGTGGTCGGCCTTTTTGCGTACTCGGCGGTGAAGATTACGGTTCCGGTATTCTATGCCTTAAATGACACCAAATATCCTGTCATCGGGAGTTTTCTGGCGGTGGCCGCCAATATCCTGATCATCACTCTCAGTATCGATGCCATGCAGCATAAGGCTGTTGCTTTGGGGACCTCCTGCGCCATGATTGGCAATTTTTTGTTTCTGAGTCTGATTCTGTACCGTCGTTTGTCCGGGTACTCGTTGTTATATTTAGGGCGGGGTGTGTTTAAGGTTTGCGCTGCGTCAGCGGTCATGTGGTTGTGGTTGCACCTGGCCCGAGAGGTGCTGGGAGGAAGATCGGTGCCTGATATTGCCGCACTGGTCTTTCTTCTTGTTTCGGCGGTTATGGTCTACGGCGGAACTCTTTACGGGATGCGGCTTCACGAGTTGACCGTGCTGGTGGATAAGGTTAGGGCCAGAGTGAGTAGGCAAAAAGATGAAAAAAAGTAA
- the fusA gene encoding elongation factor G → MKESQTIRNIGLFGHSKCGKTSLAEALLFTSGKINRLGKVDEGTSCMDFEQEEIQHNLTISAAFNHFEWAKHTVFLTDTPGDDNFLNDTYSTAQVVDSAIFIIGAVLGVKHQTEKFVNLIQENQLPGLIFINKMDRERADFKKTIGEINDSLPMKTAVLHLPIGAEANFKGVVDILTQEAYLFDGTTGKVKKGLIPKDMQADVASYREQLMEMVAETDDALIEKFLEEGVLLDDDLQQGLIQAVKSAKLYPIVVGSALNNYGTEPLLNAIIDILPSPLDRPAAIGINPKTNKSSERQPSPSESFSAIVFKTMADPYAGRLSIMRVISGTLSNDSFYNASKETPEKFGQLLLLEGKGNQPTASASPGMIVAVAKLKETTTGHTLCDEANPIVYPVKSPLSPVVSYAVTTSKKDSEDKLFSSITKMLEEDPTLRLTREPQTNEILLSGVGQIHLKILGEKIKRKYGVEMELQPPKVPYRETIKGKARVQYKHKKQSGGRGQYADNWLEIEPMPRGEGYLFEDRIVGGVIPKQYIPAVDKGVQEAMANGVLAGYPVVDLKVGLVDGSFHNVDSSEMAFKISGSMAFKKGVMEATPILLEPISNLTIQVPKECVGDVIGDLNSRRGKVMGMDSESKLEVIKAQAPMAEILEYAPTLTAITGGRGLFFTDFSHYQEVPAHLTHTIIAATKEAA, encoded by the coding sequence ATGAAAGAGAGTCAAACAATAAGGAATATTGGTTTGTTCGGGCACAGCAAATGCGGAAAAACTTCGCTGGCAGAAGCCTTACTGTTCACCTCCGGCAAAATTAACCGTCTTGGCAAGGTAGACGAAGGGACCTCGTGTATGGACTTCGAACAGGAAGAGATCCAGCACAACCTCACCATCAGCGCCGCCTTCAATCACTTCGAGTGGGCAAAGCACACTGTTTTCCTGACTGACACTCCAGGCGACGATAATTTTCTAAACGACACCTATTCCACAGCCCAGGTGGTGGATTCTGCCATCTTCATAATCGGCGCAGTGCTGGGAGTCAAACACCAAACAGAAAAATTTGTCAATTTAATACAAGAAAATCAACTCCCAGGGTTGATCTTCATCAATAAAATGGACAGGGAACGGGCCGACTTCAAAAAAACCATTGGCGAGATCAATGACTCCCTGCCGATGAAAACTGCCGTACTCCACCTTCCCATTGGAGCAGAAGCCAACTTCAAGGGCGTAGTCGACATCCTGACCCAAGAGGCCTATCTCTTTGATGGCACAACCGGCAAAGTAAAAAAGGGTCTGATCCCAAAAGATATGCAGGCCGATGTAGCCTCCTACCGGGAACAACTCATGGAGATGGTCGCCGAAACCGATGACGCACTCATTGAAAAATTCCTCGAAGAAGGAGTATTGCTCGACGATGACCTCCAGCAAGGACTCATCCAAGCGGTCAAATCAGCCAAGCTCTATCCAATCGTCGTAGGCTCCGCGCTAAACAACTATGGCACAGAGCCCCTGCTCAACGCCATCATTGACATCCTACCCTCGCCGCTGGATCGCCCAGCCGCTATTGGCATCAACCCCAAGACCAACAAATCCAGCGAAAGACAACCATCACCCTCTGAGTCGTTTTCGGCCATTGTCTTCAAGACCATGGCCGATCCGTACGCGGGCAGACTCTCAATAATGAGGGTAATTTCAGGGACCCTGTCAAACGACTCATTTTACAACGCCAGCAAAGAAACTCCTGAGAAATTCGGCCAGCTTCTCCTCCTTGAGGGAAAGGGCAACCAGCCCACCGCCAGCGCTTCACCTGGGATGATTGTGGCCGTAGCCAAGCTCAAAGAGACCACCACCGGCCACACCCTCTGCGACGAAGCCAACCCGATCGTCTATCCCGTAAAATCACCACTCAGCCCAGTGGTTTCCTATGCGGTTACAACCAGCAAAAAAGATAGTGAGGATAAACTCTTTTCTTCTATCACCAAAATGCTGGAAGAAGATCCAACCTTGAGACTGACCCGCGAACCCCAAACCAACGAGATCCTCCTATCCGGTGTTGGCCAGATCCATCTCAAGATTCTTGGTGAGAAAATCAAACGCAAGTACGGGGTGGAGATGGAGTTACAGCCGCCTAAGGTACCGTACCGCGAGACCATCAAAGGCAAAGCCCGAGTCCAGTACAAACACAAGAAACAGTCGGGAGGCAGGGGCCAATACGCCGACAACTGGCTGGAGATCGAACCCATGCCCAGAGGTGAAGGCTATCTCTTTGAAGATCGAATTGTTGGCGGAGTCATCCCCAAACAGTATATCCCGGCTGTTGACAAAGGTGTGCAGGAGGCGATGGCAAACGGTGTTTTGGCTGGTTACCCGGTGGTCGACCTCAAGGTCGGCCTGGTCGACGGATCATTCCACAACGTCGATTCTTCTGAGATGGCGTTCAAGATATCCGGCTCGATGGCCTTCAAGAAAGGGGTGATGGAGGCAACTCCGATACTCCTGGAACCGATCTCAAATTTAACGATCCAAGTGCCCAAGGAGTGCGTCGGTGATGTCATTGGCGACCTTAACAGCCGCCGCGGCAAGGTCATGGGCATGGATTCAGAAAGCAAACTGGAAGTCATTAAAGCCCAGGCCCCAATGGCCGAAATCCTGGAATACGCCCCGACCCTAACCGCCATAACCGGAGGACGCGGGCTTTTCTTCACTGATTTCTCTCACTACCAGGAAGTTCCAGCCCACCTCACACATACGATTATCGCCGCCACCAAGGAAGCGGCATAA
- a CDS encoding MogA/MoaB family molybdenum cofactor biosynthesis protein yields the protein MTPLPTHSYQCGILTLSDKGAAGLRKDESGQSLQNILTKEGFLVTAYQIIADEESLIKEVLIDWSDRLKLDLVVTTGGTGVSPRDRTPEATMAVLDIEIPGISEAMRMESFKITPRAMLSRGRSGVRGQTLITNLPGSTKAAEENIAIILPCLVHAIYKIKGGGDDCGGE from the coding sequence CTGACCCCACTCCCCACCCATAGCTACCAATGCGGGATTCTTACCCTGAGCGACAAAGGTGCTGCAGGATTGAGAAAAGACGAAAGTGGACAGTCATTACAGAACATCTTGACCAAGGAAGGGTTCCTTGTAACAGCATATCAGATTATCGCCGATGAGGAGTCACTGATCAAAGAGGTCTTGATTGACTGGAGTGATAGACTAAAACTTGACCTAGTTGTCACCACCGGCGGCACCGGGGTAAGTCCACGTGACCGTACACCAGAGGCGACCATGGCGGTCCTGGATATCGAAATCCCTGGTATCAGTGAAGCCATGCGCATGGAGAGCTTCAAGATAACACCACGGGCCATGTTATCACGGGGGAGAAGCGGGGTGCGCGGACAGACGCTAATTACCAATCTCCCCGGAAGCACAAAGGCGGCAGAAGAAAATATCGCCATCATCTTACCATGCCTTGTTCACGCGATTTACAAAATCAAAGGGGGGGGGGACGATTGCGGAGGGGAATGA